The genomic stretch CAATGTCTTCAATGGCTTCCAAAATCTTCAAAATCCTTGTTGTAGAACTCAAAGTCGTcactttctctttcaaatttgGAACCTCTCAAAAAATAGTCAAAAAGACCTATTTATAGCAATTACTGATAAGCATTTCGTCCGCGATATGACATCATCGCGCCCACAATGTCAACATCGCGGCCGCGTGAAATCCAGAGGCTGGatgcttttattttctttctttttcttcaatattttcaCTAAGTCCGCATTTCTTCCTCTTTATAGATTTTTACTCACTTCTTCAAACTTCGGCATGACTTTTATTCATTATTCCACTGATTTCATTTGATATTGCTTGTAAATATTGCGTAATGACCGACCGTCATCACAACCCCAAATTTACTATGTTGCTTGTTCTCAAGTAACTTGTCTGCACACTGAACATCTCATTAGAATTAAAATGCTTACTATTACCAATGAACGTCACCTTTCTTATTTTTGTTGATCAACACTTCCGTTCCCTTCTTCAATTCAAGTGATTCGGAAAAATTCTTTCAAACATACAAGTACTCAACCTGCCTCTCATCTcacatattttcattcaattttgACAGAATATTCACAAAAATTATTTAAGTTTTGAACCTTGTAAtgaaactaaacattcaaactgGTGAAAAATAAAGATGAGATCTATTATTGACCGACTATCCATTGTCCTTTTTGAAATTTCTAAATCATATCATTTTTCTATAAATATGAGGCATTCTAACAACCACtctaaaaataataatctaataGTGATAATGAAAAATAGAGTTTTAGTCTTTTAAGAGAGAAAGAGAATTTTATTTACATCATAGTTTGATGAGAGTTGATAGATAGTTAGTTGTTTTGTATCAAGATAATTTGtagttctattttttttttgttgcaatgaagacattttataaaacaaaatcatGTGATTTTTTCTTTCACATTGAGGAATTTCTCATGCAAAAATGCTTGGTATAATTTTGCTAAACTATTCTCCTTATGTTTGCTTTTGCTTAATATCAATTTTGAGTTTACATAGGAAAGTTTATGCaaagatttttcaaaaatatcatgaCAGTTAGGGATAAAAATCCAAAATACTGTGAAATCTATCAACCTTTCTACAACACACGAAGGACATCTAAGAATgaatttttgttctttttcatATTGTTGATTGAACAGTGAACACAATTAAAGAATCTTCATATCGGAATAAATAATTCCCCAACTCAGTTTTAATTTTTTGTCTATTCACAAAATAACCAATGATATGAATTACATATTTAGTTATTCTTCTACTAATGATTGTTTTGATTTTCTAGGAATAGAAAAACAATTGGATCAAGTCAACTTCGTGATGGGATTAGTGTTGaagaaaacaacaaagaaaaaaagCATCATTAGCTGCACTCCATTATAAAATTAGTGTAtgattaaacacaagttaatttaGTATTCAAATAAATCcacaaataaaaagtaaaataattcaAAACTAAATAGTGGAGCCAACTTTTTTTGTCTAATGGATgttcataatcaatcatcataGACAGTATATACAATCCGTAAAAAAATCTTGCAAACGAAATTCATATTACACGTGAAAAAGACTGAGATCGTTGAAAAGACAAAGATCCTCATCACCTCATTGAAGAACtttctagaaaatatcaagaatCTCAATAATCGAACGGTTACAAAGTGGGCAGGAGCCTCTGTTCAGCCACAGCTCCCTAGAGCAGACTCTGCAAAAAGTGTGTCCACACGGAATAAACGCCGCGCCTTTATTCCTTCCCATGCACACGCAACACACCGAATCATTCCCCGCCACACCACCTACTTTCACCTCACTCACAGCTTTTTCAGCCACCGTGTCACCATTTTCCGTCTCCTCTAAAAGCCTCATCAACGACACTCTCCACGGTGTCCCCGAAGTCCTACCCCCTCCGACGATGTTTGTTTCCACCGGCGGTCTTCGGAGTTGTCGCTCCGCCGCTAACGCCGCCGCAAGATTCATATTAGACGAACTCGAACCTGTACTCGAACTGGAAGCAGTTGGATTCGGGCCAACGCAGACGCTCGGATCCTGAACCGGATCCGTATCAGAAATTTGTTGCTGAGGTAAttgagatgatgatgaagaagaagaagaacggaATCCACGTGTGGCTCCACAGCAACCTATCCCGATGAATCCAAACCGTTCCTTGAAGCTACGTCTCCTCCGAGGAACTCCATCAACACCGTCCATTTGTTCGTTTAACAAACCGAGAATCGTTCTTGACTCAGCCCGAGTCTCCTGCAATAACAAACCGAGCTgactcatctctctctctctctcaagcgGAGAGGTTATCGAAGTGAGAGGGCATTTAAAAGGGAACAAGAAACGAAACGGGTTTTTAGGTGAAAGGGAAGTGAGTTAGGCGAATGGAAATGCGGGTTGAATTAATAAAGTATATTAATTGGGATTAGCACGCATTGGAAGGTTGAATATTAAAGAAAAGGGTAATTGATTGATTGGGTGTGAAATGAAAAGAAGTGGACAAAGACAAAATGGAAGTAAAAGATGGAGGAAcgggtttttatttttatttttactggAGTGTGAGTGTGTATGTGTGtgattttctttatgatatttgtattgtTAAGATATTTGTATTGTTAAGAACCTTTAGGTAACGGAGCGTCTATTACTACTACTACTACGTTTATTTGTTAAGGAACAAACTTAGTGTACCTCCCACCAATCACATGATTTCAtctcatttaaaatatttaattatttattaaaatattataaatatttattgttttcaaagtATTTTACAAAGAAGGTAACTTTAcacaactttttgagttggatagataagaattcacctattTTTTTATGTCAGAATGAGCACGCTCCTCGAGTTTAATTTCTCAAACATcaaataagttttaaaaaaaaattgtcagtgtaaaacagttttacacacaaccaatcgaaatattttaatttgcaatgtaatttcaatttttaaaattaaaaattagattTATTCTGATATATATCTCTCATTGATtgacagtataaaaatattttacactgtcagtgcatttctttttttcacaaaaaaatagctttaaatgcatttttatctctttattatttaaaataaattagtgcTTTTAACAATTAGTTTGAAATAAATTAATGCTATTCTTTTAATTCTTTAATTGGTCaaacttttaaaatatatatttaagcataaatatatttaagatgtgagagaaaaaagttttaaaatatatttaagagaCTAAACTTTTAAATTAcactagcgggatacccgtgctatcgcacggggccGTTTGGGTTTAATATTACGTGGATAAGATATGTCTTATGAAGTTATTCCGTATATATTTAAACAATACACATATTAATTGGATGAATATCTGTAATAAATTTAAACATGTAGTATGTTAAATAAGATAcagcaataaaatatatatacatatatattgttTAAAATTATAAGTTTAACGTGTATGAATTTGGTCATTAAAAACAATAcatataagaataataataattgttaaataaataaaaaagaccttttaattattgaaaaaaaaaagttatgggATATAAGCAATAGATTACAAAGTTATTTTATAACACTGTATTTTCTATAGATTACAAAGTTATCATATATGGATTTGGTAATTCAAAACCATGCatataacaataatatatatatatatatatatatatatatatatatatatatatatatatatatatatatatatatatatatatggcatatcatatgagaatgacatatttatatgagaaagtgagaatgaatctgaaccattggattttaaaataaatgatggagattataggtgaattttttttctctctcctacatcatttatttcaaaatgtaggagaaagaaaaaaagattcactcataatctccaccatttattttaaaatccaatggttcagattcattctcacattctcatataaatatgtcattctcatatgatatgccctcatatatatatatatatatatatatatgtcattctcatatgatatgccctcatatatatatatatatatatatatatatatatatatatatatatatgtatatatatatatatatatatatatatatatatatatatatatatatatatatatatatatatatatatatatatatatgagggcatatcatatgagaatgacatatttatatgagaatgtgagaatgaatctgaaccattggattttaaaacaaATGGTCAAGATTATGGGtggattttttttctctctcctacttcatttatttcaagatacaggagagagaaaaaaaagattcactcataatctccaccatttattttaaaattcaatggtttagattcattctcacattctcatataaatatgtcattctcatatgatatgctctctctctctctctctctctctctctctctctatatatatatatatatatatatatatatatatatatatatatatgggacgactcaagtgagaacacttagttattgtgagaaatgagaacaatgaatcacgaccattaaattttgatttgttaattttaatgaactggattggtttctctttctaggttgatttaaaataaatattaaggatcatagaaagagaaatcaatctagtccattaaaataaaaaaatcaaaatttaatggtcgtgattcactgttctcatttctcataataaccaagtgttctcacttgagtcgtccccatatatatatatatatatatatatatattcaatatatGGCTTTGTTATGATAAATTATTaacaattataatatatttataatcatACGATGTTTGTAATAAATAAATTGATATATAGGGGTGgtagttattttttaaataaaataggaaaCATATAAGAAATCCTTGTTACTAAAAATTTAGTTAAAGataacatttatttttaaaaaaagataatttagaaataaaattttgatacaaTCAATTAACTATTGTTGATATACTTTGAATAAcatatcaataaaataataaaaagattatattacattatttaattaatagtcATAAGTCAATATTTTATATAGTTAGTCAATTAATAGATTCAATTAAACATTAACGAAAATGGTGGGAGATTATATTAATCTATTAATACAAAGTAAGTTTGAAGTGTTATTTAAATACTGTTTGAATAGTTTTTAAACATGGGTGAATATATTtaggagatctcaacagttgCACGTTTACCTAATATGTCACTCGTATTTGGAAAAGTGGTGTCAATTAATAACCAATGCAATTATGAAGACGAAGCTGAACGGGTTCCAAGGAACAAATACATCACGTTTGCAGAAGTTGTATCATTGGGATAAGCGTTGTAGCCCACAAATATATACTCCATAGTGCTTTCCGATAGACAGTAGCGAAAACATCCATCCTTGGTCATCTGAAAATGTCACGCTTATCCCAAATAGCCAAAGCATGCAGATGAAAAATTTGTCTTCCATCAGCAATCTTATTCTTTCTGTTTTTTCTTCAATAGTTTTAATTTGATTTAGACCTCTTTCTCGCTATGTAGGAGTTTAAAATACATTGTGGTTGATGATCGCTGGGAGAGATTTGCGGTCAAAAGGAAGATCAAACGTTCGTCTCACGATCTCCGTAGGTCCTTGAAATGGAAGAAAGATCAGGTGACCAAATTGTGCGTGCGTTTGGGCTTAAGGGTATCAGACAGCGATGCATGCATATGGGAAAGGGAGAGGAAGCTGAGGAATATCGCAGGTGTGTGGCAACGAAAGATGACTGAAATCAAGTGGAGGGGAAAGCATGAGGCAAAGAAGCTTGGTCTAGGGTTTGCTGTAGTTGAAGATGTTCAATCTGTGGCAGATGTTATGATCAGCGCGGGGCTTGATGTGAATCACAGAGTCGTGGATGTGTGTGAAGGACTGTCTATCGTGTATATCAATTTAGAAGATGAAAGGTATGccattattttaattagatataCTAATATTTACATCTTTTCTTAGATTGTGTTCTTCTAAATTCATGTTGTAATTAACTTTGTAGTCTGTATGATAGTGAATGGAAGGTCTGGTCAGAATTGGTTACCAACATGTAAAATTGGTATGTGATATGTGTTTCAGTGTAATTATGGTATAACCTTGacattcaaaatttaatttgGTGATATGTAAGAAACTGCCATTTTTTAACGTTTTTATGGTTGTCCAATGCAGGAATTTTTGATGAGGAAAAAATATAGTGTCAGTGTTTTGTTAGTCTAGCTTTTGAGAATGTTTGTAGGACTGAAGCTTAGCATTCATCTGTTTTCAGGAGATGTTGAATTTTGCATTCTCATTAGTTTATTTCCTTATTTGAAgtttgttttaattataatttaggaTTGGTATTGGACTGTAATGATTTCTGGATTTATTGCTACAATATATTGGTGGGTGCTATATATGGATCTGTGTGATTTCACAGATCTAGTATTCTTCTAATTGACATCGTGTATATATTGAATTGAGTTATTTTCTGTTGCTCTCTAAGAATTGTAATGTATGGCTGCTTCAATTGTTCCTCATTTGGTTCCCTTTGACATGTTTATAGTGTTGTTTCTTATAGTACAATGTTTGTATGCTTGAATGTTTTTACATGGTGACCTTTCAAAAAATgatagcatatatatatatatatatatatatatatatatatatatatatatatatatatatatatatatatatatatatatctagttTAATTGATATAATGCATGACAAAACAACATATTTGAATTGGTTTTGCTTTTAATTGTGAGCTTACAAAGTATAACAATAAATTGTTTGTACCAAAATAAGTTTTTTATATTGTTTCATTGTATCAGAATAATTATGCTCAGCTTGATCATCTCTTTCTCATTATATTTTCTCATATTACTTCAAAATTATGGATATCACAATCGTGCACTACTTGATTTTCTCAATGTCATTGTATTTCCTCATATTCCTTCAAAATTGTATGCAATAGGGACAAACTTGATAACTCTGCTCCCTTTATAGGTATCCATCAAGGTGATTAATTTCTCATTATCTTTATGCTATTTGTAAGGATTTTCAGTCCCATATCATAGCTAATTAGTTAGATGCATGATATTGAAAGCCTGTGTATGCAGTGCACCAGGGACCTTGTAACACCCcctttataccccaaaatatttaacatataatcagagaatagcatgcatataattcaaaagggcgtcacatcgatgtttttagaagaactaaaaacctttttaaaaaaactgacagcatttatctacacgACACGGTACACCTGGTCATTTTAAATAACACctaacatataatcataattcatctagAATATGCCTTAACAGCGGAAAGTagtactcatgtgtttcatataaatgatacatgtcccataccatgatcatatttccataaacaactcataagataaccataatcataatatttggcttaaagcctctcaacaacaagtaaccaattaaacatgttcacaagttataaccaaaatacataaacaagtagaacatgagttcaacgtctaagctacccagtgttacatgaccagagcatcgactcgctacttaattaccaagcaactcggaagaaactcagactagatcacacgccagcCACTAATCGTcaaaacctgcatgtcgccaaacgagggcaacattaaaacagaagggtgagaatacgaaccattatgaagaaagtataatgagatacaatggttaaatcaacaattataggaatgcatacacttgcctaatcatgaaattaatactaataataattcacatatattaaacatacaccaagtataagagtataatacctcaatactatattctcaattatacacatagccataattatcacatatcctcacatttaaccaattacgtattcaaacatcaccccttcccaattatcaactaatacgattttcactacaacaccaagtgtacataatcaattaccaaactcatacacatagcatcacgacatcaatgcacataatcaattgttcactcgtacacttaccacaacaacataatgcacataatcaattatcacattcaaGCACATATCATAACAACATAATtcacataatcaactatcacataactctaatgtgactcaatgaaacatgtgacactatgcatgtggtaccaatgtgaaattctaagtttcaccggcctccgattcagaactctagaatctaagccacacttccgatccggacaagaccaaagtccaccattcgcaacacacacacacatcattaacatattCGCAACACACACATTCTCACCcttaacatataagaggccaattaatcatttacgattcacacaatccaattaacactagtaaccatactatctcatgttaattctcatttttgccaattatacataaacacacactttcaacatcaagtaattaatcattaatttaacgctaaccaactaaccacagagaatcaatattagcacaacatcatggcatatacgtatattattctcaacatacatattcaagccaaaacacaattacggacgaatcctcaaaataccgtaatttaccgacaaatcgaataattgatccaacttcaaatatatttcaatcaattaaactcattgcaattaatttaactattaatttaaccaattaatatcaaactatattaatttaattcacttctatttctattccatttccactttctagcactctattgctcaagaccatttttattgaaaaggatatcgcgctagctttctaacgcttcgaacggagactcaaacggagttacggttcaaaagatatgaattgttaaagtttcaacgaaaagcaaacaccgacatcataaactaacaactctaaacatgtcaaaattacgtaaaacaaataaaagtacgACTCCTAATAACttaaaacaactctgacaacttattttcaactctaacaactctattgacaaccctaacaactctattgacaattctattaaattgttataatttatttataaagaatatttaaataaaacacaatttcaCTCGATTCGTaaaaatcacaatttcaacaaaataacaccaccacgttaatctactaattaaacttagctaccacgtaaattttcatcaaattccggataagtaattataccgcttaattcgactatttcgatcaaacgggactgttttacTTCCATTCTAGCATATTACTGTTTCCAATATAATTTAATTTCACGTTTTGTTTTTAATACTAATCTATTTCATTCTTATAACTCTTACATATATATGCTATCATATATGTAAGTACTATTATATTCATATATCAATGCCATTAGGAACCTACAGTTTTAATACCAATTCAATTCCATAAATTATACTCATTTACCAATTACTTTACACATATATTTAACTGCATGTAATTCAAGTACTTAAGTAGTATAGTATGCCCATTTAAACTGACAACGGATTCACTAACGGTagccaaaccaaaccaaaacagAAAGAGTATGAACATGGCATTCTACAAGAAACAAAACAGAAACggaaatgaaaagaaaagaagtgGCTGGCAATGACACTCGTCATAGGTGAGGGAATGGAAAGGAGTGTCACGCAGGGATATCACTCGGCCCTACTATGCACCACACCCAGTTTCATTTTCCATAATCATAAGAATACGGAACAACAATGTATGAACTTCATTTTCAACTTCCAATTATTTCAAACAGAAATCATACGGACGGATTGAAACATAAATTTCTATACGATTCAGCTATGAACAAAGACAAATATATTAATCTAccaattaccccattatactagctCACAATGATtatggattctcccccttacctcttcaatgtgcttcaaaccctagcttttgccccttgttgctcttcccctttcttcttctcttagtctcctttctccccttcttttgcaaatgaaaattatgatacctctactcttccaacccttactatattattcatattgggcttacccaaataattccacttcctaactaattaggcccaattgataaaatagagtagtcaaataaataattatgttccaacaaataatattattacccttaatattattttccgattaatccaattaaatccgactttgtctcaaataaataaaaatccaacaataatattatttctaatattatttctctatatattccactttattaattcttcgattaaccgaataaatcccaacttcacttaataatccgaacacgtttctcaataacaccgacgatccaattaattatcaaacttcgttcgaattaagtaaataaatccttatttaatttaattagtcaaataataaaattcgggctgttacaactctcccccacttaaaatattttcgtcctcgaaaattcagtcgacacaaccatctcaacaccaaaaccacatccactccctctctcgattcataccgatacaagacgttctacacttacgaccacacaaagcttcaaaagatgtcattccaaCATCCGAAGAAAATACtatgcaaacacacaatcctttCGATGCACAACTTAGAAAGTCTCTTATCGAATGGTCCATCTTCATTGGAATAAaacgagcacatttcgtcaactatccacactgacccaactcacttcacaattactcgatgtctcGGCAAtttcgaaacaaaatccatagagatactatctcacttccactcgaaaatagataactgttgcaccaaatgaaacggttcctgacaaatccaactgaaatacacaattccggtatatccctcttcatactttaccattacacatttcctcaaatctcgatacatcattaacaccatgattaatactcaaatcattacgatgttcctcatccaaaattctctttgtccgaattctaaccatcaggaatacaaactcgatcacaacatctcaCGACACCATTCTCGACAATCAAAAAGTTACTAATTttgtttccttgattaatcaatatcaTCTTGTCCACTAATTGAAAAATCCAATTTctaaccttctcaaatcttgtcaaaatattcaaagtaggcttcaacataccgacttaacacacgaagacgtcgcttcacaaccaaactcaaccctctaaatcgttccaacgatttccAATTCTTAAATTCTCAACAtaacttatataaaattatttcctactcaatgcatcggccacaaccttcacttttccagggtggtaattcaaaccaaagattaaaatccttcgaaattctactcgtcttgtttacctcatattcaactcttgtgatcactcaacacatcaaaccttgatccacacaaacaatgcctcttacattccaaaacaaacacagcgataaacaactccaatacatacatcgaataattcctcttatgaaatttaagttaccttgaagcgtaagctactacttatcgatatctgcatcaacacacctcaactagaaatcccatatccaagaaaattcacttcttccaaccaaaactcacattcagaaagctttacataaccttcttctctttcagcaccgataacacaatccttaaatgttaaacatgatcatcgtcgctctttgaatcaaatatcctcaagaaacattacctcatagaaccttctttcttcttactcgacgaacaggggtaactctacgactatacactcagacaatgaacttcttctcaaacaattctttaaatctactcttcaacttctccttagtcgctttacacgctaccaagttagtaagacaagtctatctcgtccaatacgatctcgtcttctatcaacaatagattaagggtgatcaagtcctcaatttgtcaatagacagtcgacaatcataatgaaacataaaccatcgttactaaaccataatagtgttccttcagaactcgcactcgaaatcacttaaaacaccaatacccaaaatctctcttaaagttataattacttgcttcaactccaaccagttcataccaaaattctcatcaaattaGTCTAGcggaaaacaaactaaatcaatcccaaaatctctaccaagatgCTCAAAGGATAACTCAAACacgtaaaagaaatagaaacaaagccaccgcagttgtatcaataactacactttgatgcataacagataaaacatgatccaatcttatagcacaatccaaaaaatgaaataatgcgttgcaccattatcaataataaagcacgtacctcagattaacttatccatagaagtagtctcagcaccagacaacgcaaacacttttcctttcgcttgatccttctttggcttatc from Vicia villosa cultivar HV-30 ecotype Madison, WI linkage group LG4, Vvil1.0, whole genome shotgun sequence encodes the following:
- the LOC131599880 gene encoding uncharacterized protein LOC131599880, giving the protein MSQLGLLLQETRAESRTILGLLNEQMDGVDGVPRRRRSFKERFGFIGIGCCGATRGFRSSSSSSSSQLPQQQISDTDPVQDPSVCVGPNPTASSSSTGSSSSNMNLAAALAAERQLRRPPVETNIVGGGRTSGTPWRVSLMRLLEETENGDTVAEKAVSEVKVGGVAGNDSVCCVCMGRNKGAAFIPCGHTFCRVCSRELWLNRGSCPLCNRSIIEILDIF